From the genome of Papaver somniferum cultivar HN1 chromosome 2, ASM357369v1, whole genome shotgun sequence, one region includes:
- the LOC113352109 gene encoding cationic peroxidase 1-like: MAEYSANGFFYFLVAIVLLSMAAISSDALSTTFYDTACPEALPAIKKVVADAVNREGRMGGSLLRLHFHDCFVNGCDGSVLLDSTSTIDGEKTALANNNSIRGFEVVDKIKSEVDRVCGAQVVSCADILAVAARDSVVQLGGQTWNVELGRRDSTTASRTDADNALPAPFMDLPALKTNFENAGLDETDLVALSGGHAIGLSQCTKFKDRIYNDSNIDTSFATNLKSTCPSSGGDTRLSPLDPTPTGFDTQYFRNLVKQRGLLHSDQALFNGVSTDALVRKYSTNAGAFAADFGKSMVKMGRNKPLEGDSGQIRLNCRRIN; this comes from the exons ATGGCTGAATATAGTGCTAATGGTTTCTTTTACTTCCTTGTTGCGATAGTTTTACTGTCAATGGCAGCGATTTCCTCAGACGCACTCTCGACAACTTTCTATGATACGGCTTGTCCGGAGGCTCTTCCAGCCATTAAGAAAGTAGTTGCTGATGCGGTGAATCGTGAGGGTCGTATGGGTGGTTCTTTGCTTCGACTTCATTTCCATGACTGTTTTGTCAAT GGTTGTGACGGATCTGTTCTTCTTGATAGCACCTCAACCATAGATGGCGAGAAGACTGCACTAGCCAATAACAATTCAATAAGAGGATTTGAAGTGGTCGACAAAATCAAGTCAGAGGTGGACAGAGTCTGTGGTGCCCAAGTTGTCTCTTGTGCCGATATCTTGGCCGTGGCTGCTCGCGACTCTGTTGTCCAG TTAGGAGGACAGACATGGAACGTAGAACTCGGCCGAAGAGATTCAACCACAGCGAGCAGAACCGACGCCGACAATGCCTTACCAGCCCCTTTCATGGACCTTCCAGCTCTCAAAACCAACTTCGAAAACGCAGGTTTAGATGAAACAGATCTAGTTGCATTATCGGGTGGACATGCAATAGGGCTCTCTCAGTGTACCAAGTTCAAAGATCGAATCTACAATGATTCAAACATCGACACATCATTTGCTACGAACCTAAAATCAACGTGCCCTTCCTCCGGCGGTGACACCAGACTTTCTCCACTAGATCCCACACCCACCGGATTTGATACACAGTACTTTAGAAATTTGGTGAAGCAAAGAGGATTACTACACTCAGATCAGGCTTTGTTTAACGGCGTATCAACTGATGCATTGGTCAGGAAATATAGTACTAATGCTGGTGCATTTGCAGCTGATTTCGGAAAGTCTATGGTTAAAATGGGAAGAAATAAGCCGTTGGAGGGAGATTCAGGACAAATTCGTTTGAACTGTAGGAGGATTAATTAA
- the LOC113354044 gene encoding transcription factor MYB36-like, protein MGRAPCCDKANVKRGPWSPEEDTTLKDYIRRHGTVSNWISLPQKAGLKRCGKSCRLRWLNYLRPDIKHGGYSEEEDNIICTLYKNIGSRWSTIASHLPGRTDNDVKNYWNTKLKKKLMAPATTTPSKPNYLLNTNSNNQIHQQLTSFSSPSLTDPPPLTNLYATTPEMDNHIQVSDFSYSPDFGSDNQKQDSNLVYELGSLTSQAISNLYYPNYYYFTSSTTWSNDNATIDNGSGASGEEYDSLFKEFGFDPSSSSDYFWIA, encoded by the exons ATGGGCAGAGCTCCATGTTGTGATAAAGCAAATGTTAAGAGAGGACCATGGTCTCCTGAAGAAGACACAACTCTCAAGGATTATATACGCAGACATGGAACTGTCAGTAACTGGATTTCTCTACCCCAAAAAGCTG GACTTAAGCGATGTGGAAAGAGTTGTCGATTACGCTGGCTTAATTATCTTAGGCCGGACATTAAACATGGAGGTTACTCTGAAGAGGAAGATAATATAATTTGCACTCTCTACAAAAATATTGGAAGCCG GTGGTCTACTATTGCTTCACATCTTCCAGGAAGAACAGATAATGATGTGAAGAATTACTGGAACACTAAGTTGAAGAAAAAATTAATGGCACCAGCTACTACTACACCATCCAAACCAAATTATCTTCTTAATACTAATAGCAACAACCAAATTCATCAACAACTCACTTCATTTTCATCACCATCATTAACAGATCCACCACCATTAACAAACCTATATGCTACTACTCCAGAGATGGACAATCACATTCAAGTTAGTGACTTCTCATATTCACCTGATTTTGGTTCtgataatcaaaaacaagattcAAACCTAGTATATGAACTTGGGTCATTAACATCTCAAGCAATTTCAAATCTTTACTATCCTAATTATTATTACTTTACCTCATCGACAACATGGTCTAATGATAATGCTACAATTGATAATGGTAGTGGTGCAAGTGGTGAGGAATATGACAGTTTGTTTAAGGAGTTTGGATTTGATCCGTCTTCATCATCTGATTATTTTTGGATTGCTTAG